Proteins from a single region of Struthio camelus isolate bStrCam1 chromosome W, bStrCam1.hap1, whole genome shotgun sequence:
- the LOC104147794 gene encoding leukemia inhibitory factor receptor: protein MWKNSSLRCVLALAILCLTSLICSQEIGSPGEPQNLKCIMHNLHKMVCTWDVSSKGRYGQTDFCYATSDLPPPVCIKTREKRVEIPVSESSATVTITTNNVHGTAFATKKFTIHKTDISFVPLTPHILSLTPDFSTSTLNLKWSDNGSVFPYGLDAFWQIEILRKETMEKVTRVTYHSKLTHENILLSWNWTSDMPLECTSHYVKIRCYINVTDFAGHKDWSDWSPVEKVPGKDTEPNGSGVFPQDTVVAVGSDVTICCVHEEGQQIQQMTYGSEIYPLIRLSSRSSAIRVLNASASDTSGTNVVCTLYPEEMDGTVLFVGYAPDTPQNLICETSNFLIIKCTWKPGRPSGLYGKRRTKYSLFERISGKNVSCEVNEMSRERVCGFPVLADQKTYSFTLGVSNPIGQTESSLLVDLTQRVHPKTPEKLTASGNSSTSVRLRWYINGSFIEIRLLCQIEISSGHAEQKLHNVSMPGGKFSTYTAQLNALHPYTKYQFRVRCSAADHFWKWSDWSRVEEHTTLEAPPARGPDVWRERSPSGRSLKIFWKPLSVSEANGKIVSHEVSCYLLDTPLEYKEVTEPSNSTEIKLGKNDCVISVVAKNHAGSSPPSKITSVELPSDNVKTERAVALGNGIYISWNSYPNVTCGYIVKWCHSSGSQPCSVDWQKFPSNTTDAVIKSVLFRPGVRYNFSLYGCKSSGYQLLKNITGYMKELPPKRAPNFTVEETSSDSILVKWEDIPIEDCQGFLEGYRLSFAKGEKDALKPRLSESGNPELKVKNITDLTKKSLRILDLQGKTSYQLDLQAYTAGGMSPPNSLYVVTKEDSVGLIIAILIPVAVVVLLGVVASIFCYRKREWIKETFYPEIPNPENSKALQFQKSICEGNKTLKTLEMNPCTPNSVEVVETRSAAPKIEDTEMVSPAADTAAPEDGSDSENENHVVVSYCPPIIEEEISNPPMDEPVGSSQVIYIDIQSMYQPQIKPEEEPEIDLVTTAGYKPQMQLPISALKIESRSATEEESDKTAGYRPQANTNAWNVDAPDSPGSVESNNENASFGSPCSINSRQFLIPPKDDEDSPKPSNAGWSFTHFFQNKPND from the exons ATGTGGAAGAATTCAAgccttcgctgtgttttagcacTAGCTATTTTATGTTTAACAAGCTTAATATGTAGTCAAGAGATAG GTTCTCCAGGGGAACCACAGAATTTGAAATGTATAATGCACAATTTACACAAAATGGTCTGTACTTGGGATGTCTCTTCCAAAGGAAGATATGGACAAACTGATTTTTGTTATGCCACCAG TGACCTCCCCCCTCCAGTGTGTATTAAAACTAGGGAGAAAAGAGTAGAGATTCCAGTCTCAGAGAGCTCCGCCACCGTGACAATAACGACAAACAACGTTCATGGAACTGCTTTTGCCACCAAAAAATTTACAATTCACAAGACAGACATCT CGTTTGTTCCGCTCACTCCGCACATTCTCAGTTTAACTCCTGACTTTTCGACTTCCACGTTAAATCTGAAGTGGAGCGATAATGGGTCAGTCTTCCCATATGGACTGGATGCTTTTTGGCAGATTGAGATACTCCGTAAAGAAACAATGGAAAAAGTAACACGA GTAACTTACCATTCAAAATTGACGCATGAAAACATCCTTCTTTCTTGGAACTGGACATCGGACATGCCTTTGGAGTGTACATCGCATTATGTGAAGATTCGCTGTTACATTAATGTTACGGATTTTGCTGGCCACAAGGACTGGAGTGACTGGAGCCCAGTAGAAAAGGTCCCTG GAAAAGATACCGAGCCCAATGGGAGCGGGGTTTTTCCTCAGGACACTGTGGTGGCAGTAGGTTCAGATGTAACAATTTGTTGTGTCCATGAAGAAGGACAACAGATACAACAGATGACTTACGGATCAGAAATATACCCACTGATACGTCTGAGCAGTCGGAGCAGTGCAATCAGGGTGCTAAATGCCAGTGCTTCAGATACTAGTGGGACAAATGTAGTGTGTACACTATACCCAGAAGAGATGGATGGAACTGTCTTGTTTGTAGGAT ATGCCCCTGATACTCCCCAAAACCTCATCTGTGAAACATCCAACTTTCTGATAATAAAATGTACCTGGAAACCAGGCAGACCCAGTGGACTATATGGAAAACGACGAACAAAGTACAGTTTATTTGAAAG GATATCTGGTAAAAACGTTTCGTGTGAAGTAAATGAAATGAGCAGAGAGCGTGTCTGTGGCTTTCCGGTGCTGGCTGATCAAAAAACGTACAGTTTCACACTAGGCGTCTCCAATCCTATCGGGCAAACAGAGTCCTCGCTTTTGGTTGATTTAACTCAGAGAG tTCATCCAAAAACTCCAGAAAAGTTAACTGCTTCTGGGAACAGTTCTACAAGTGTCCGTCTGCGTTGGTACATAAACGGCAGCTTTATTGAGATCCGGCTTCTGTGTCAAATTGAAATTAGCAGTGGTCACGCTGAACAAAAACTG CACAACGTCTCCATGCCCGGTGGAAAATTCTCGACTTACACAGCTCAGCTGAACGCATTGCACCCGTATACCAAATACCAGTTCAGGGTGCGCTGTTCAGCTGCTGACCACTTCTGGAAATGGAGTGATTGGAGTAGGGTAGAGGAACACACAACGTTGGAAGCTC CTCCTGCAAGAGGACCAGATGTCTGGAGAGAGAGAAGTCCTTCTGGAAGAAGCCTAAAAATCTTTTGGAAG CCATTGTCCGTTTctgaagccaatggaaaaatAGTGTCTCATGAAGTGTCATGCTACCTGCTAGATACACCACTGGAGTATAAAGAAGTCACCGAACCTTCAAACAGTACTGAGATAAAACTCGGAAAAAACGATTGTGTAATTAGCGTTGTAGCCAAAAATCACGCAGGCTCGTCTCCTCCTTCGAAGATAACGAGCGTGGAACTTCCGAGCG ACAATGTCAAAACAGAGCGGGCCGTTGCACTGGGGAACGGAATTTATATTTCTTGGAATTCTTACCCCAACGTGACCTGTGGCTACATAGTAAAATGGTGTCATTCATCTGGGTCTCAGCCCTGTAGTGTGGACTGGCAGAAATTTCCTTCAAATACAACAGATGCAGTGATAAAATCTG TACTGTTTAGACCTGGTGTGCGATACAACTTTTCGCTCTATGGCTGCAAATCCAGTGGATATCAGTTACTGAAGAACATAACTGGGTATATGAAAGAGCTGC CCCCAAAACGTGCACCAAATTTTACTGTAGAAGAAACATCTTCAGATTCTATATTGGTAAAATGGGAAGACATTCCTATTGAGGATTGTCAGGGGTTTCTAGAGGGATATCGGCTTTCCTTTGCAAAAGGTGAAAAAGATGCTTTAAAGCCTAGGCTTTCAGAATCAG GGAATCCAGAACTTAAAGTTAAGAATATCACTGACTTAACAAAAAAGTCTTTGAGAATACTTGATCTTCAAGGCAAAACAAGCTACCAGCTGGACCTACAAGCCTACACTGCTGGCGGGATGAGCCCTCCAAATAGCCTCTATGTGGTGACAAAGGAGGATT ctgTGGGATTAATCATTGCAATTCTCATCCCAGTGGCAGTGGTTGTTCTGCTTGGAGTAGTGGCCAGCATCTTTTGCTACAGAAAGAGGGAATG gATTAAGGAAACATTTTATCCAGAGATCCCGAATCCTGAGAACAGCAAGGCACTGCAGTTTCAGAAGAGCATCTGTGAA GGGAATAAGACGCTTAAAACACTGGAAATGAACCCCTGCACCCCCAATAGTGTTGAAGTGGTGGAAACACGGTCTGCAGCTCCCAAGATAGAAGACACAGAGATGGTATCCCCAGCAGCAGACACTGCTGCGCCCGAGGATGGCTCTGACTCAGAAAATGAGAACCATGTAGTTGTGTCCTACTGCCCCCCTATCATTGAAGAGGAGATCTCCAATCCCCCTATGGATGAACCTGTGGGGTCATCTCAGGTCATTTACATTGACATCCAGTCAATGTATCAGCCTCAAATTAAACCAGAGGAGGAGCCAGAAATAGACTTAGTGACTACAGCAGGCTATAAGCCACAAATGCAGCTGCCTATCAGTGCTCTGAAAATAGAGTCTCGCTCAGCTACAGAGGAAGAATCAGATAAAACTGCAGGTTACAGACCTCAAGCAAACACAAATGCCTGGAACGTGGACGCTCCAGACTCGCCTGGATCAGTTGAAAGCAACAATGAAAATGCATCTTTTGGTAGCCCGTGCTCCATTAACTCCCGACAGTTTTTGATCCCCCCAAAGGATGATGAAGATTCTCCCAAACCCAGTAACGCAGGGTGGTCCTTTACACACTTTTTTCAGAACAAACCAAATGATTAA